One segment of Manihot esculenta cultivar AM560-2 chromosome 4, M.esculenta_v8, whole genome shotgun sequence DNA contains the following:
- the LOC110607316 gene encoding MATH domain and coiled-coil domain-containing protein At3g58270, producing MGDATPFKFTWRINNFSTLTPKELHSEVFYAGGCQWCLLVFPKGNKVDYLSMYLEVADSTSLPQGWSRDAEFNLAVVNQINNSLTVRKYTEHVFKAFDKDWGFTSFIPLSKIKNSAEGYLVGDTLILEVEILVRSVKHYSKPEPKKQEAKDETKPSEPVAAPPTSQVPSSEKVVDTKAKVDTKPLNQTKEGIQATATPTSDKEVIKSSPPPSVTVETKILPKDPPSEPVKSSQDVHATSKGLLTELASRTRTMSSETSMSNQASKPDVQQQKEALKGFLNMPLEAIQLANAYGNIEGIILTLIQHSKDLNEKTILQGLLSCLAEFKESVPMVITTAETAQARRTSLSEKTADLDAKLAQRHEELSSKEAEFLRLSTEEEKLEAEIQLLIKQKEVVVARKKSVLVELEKSNKEASKDLEEWKKLESEIKQANVNWVGAQEKLALANVRWKLYKEDLGLGKLNIS from the exons ATGGGGGATGCAACTCCATTTAAATTCACGTGGAGAATTAACAATTTCTCCACATTGACTCCAAAAGAACTTCATTCTGAGGTTTTCTATGCTGGCGGTTGTCAATG GTGTTTGCTTGTTTTCCCCAAAGGAAATAAAGTGGATTATTTATCAATGTACTTGGAAGTCGCTGACTCAACAAGTTTGCCGCAAGGATGGAGCAGAGATGCAGAATTTAACCTTgcagttgttaatcaaatcaataacAGTCTAACTGTTAGAAAAT ATACAGAACATGTATTCAAAGCATTTGATAAAGATTGGGGTTTCACATCTTTTATTCCTCttagcaaaataaaaaattctgcTGAAGGTTATCTTGTGGGCGACACCCTTATACTTGAAGTTGAGATTCTTGTTCGTAGTGTCAAGCATTACTCAAAGCCTGAACCTAAAAAGCAAGAGGCTAAGGATGAAACTAAACCATCTGAGCCAGTGGCTGCACCACCAACAAGCCAGGTTCCTTCATCTGAAAAAGTAGTTGATACTAAAGCAAAAGTAGACACTAAACCACTGAACCAGACCAAAGAAGGCATTCAAGCTACTGCTACTCCCACCAGTGATAAGGAAGTCATCAAGTCATCACCTCCTCCTTCAGTGACTGTTGAGACAAAGATTCTTCCAAAG GATCCTCCCTCTGAGCCTGTAAAATCTTCCCAAGATGTGCATGCAACATCTAAAGGTCTCTTGACAGAACTTGCAAGCAGGACTAGAACTATGAGCAGCGAAACCTCCATGTCAAACCAAGCATCTAAACCTGATGTTCAGCAACAAAAAGAAGCATTAAAAGGGTTCCTTAATATGCCATTAGAAGCTATACAACTAGCTAATGCCTATGGCAATATTGAGGGAATTATCCTTacactcattcaacatagtaaGGATTTGAATGAGAAGACAATTTTGCAAGGTCTTCTTTCTTGCTTAGCAGAATTTAAAGAGAGTGTTCCTATGGTTATAACCACTGCAGAAACTGCTCAAGCTCGTCGAACATCTCTGTCAGAGAAAACTGCTGATCTTGATGCAAAATTGGCACAGAGGCATGAGGAGCTAAGTTCCAAAGAGGCTGAATTCTTAAGACTTTCaacagaagaagaaaaattagaGGCTGAAATTCAACTCTTAATTAAACAGAAGGAGGTTGTTGTTGCTCGAAAGAAGtctgttttggttgagttggagAAAAGCAATAAAGAAGCTTCCAAAGATTTAGAAGAATGGAAAAAACTAGAAAGTGAAATCAAGCAGGCTAATGTGAATTGGGTTGGAGCTCAAGAGAAACTTGCATTAGCTAATGTTCGCTGGAAACTCTACAAGGAGGATTTGGGTCTTGGAAAGCTTAACATTTCGTAA